TGAAATAGGCGAGGGATTAAACGCTGAGGAGCGCCACCGACGAATCGGTGGCGCTCCTCGAAGTGTTCTGAAGTGATCAGCCGCGCTTGCTGTTCTTCGGCAGCCCGCCCCGGAAGTCGCACCCGGGGCACTCGTCTTCGCCCTGGATGTGGCCCTCGTACCAGCCGTGAACGGCTGCGTGGAGGATCGCCTCCTCCACCGAGGCTTCGCCGCTGCGGACCGATGCGATGGCGTTGCCGACGACCACCCGGAGCACGGCGTTGTCGGGGGAAGGGAACGGCGGGGACGGCATCGGCGAGTCGGTCGTCATGGCCGCAGCCTACGGGCGGACCCGACCGCCGGTCAGCCGGATGCAGCGCTGTCGTGCTGAGCGATGCCGTGCAGGTCGCTACGGAACCCCCGGCCGACGGGGTTCCAGCCCTGGAAGGTGGCCGGCCTCCATCGCGGCCGGTCCGGCACGCTGGTGTCGTCGGGCTCGGGCAGGCTGCCCCGGCTCTTGCGGCTGCGGGCTGCTCGGACGCTGATGCCCAGGTGGGCGGCGACCTCCGGATACCCCCAGAGCTGCTGGTCGTCGGCCATTGTGTCCTCCTCGTTCGTTCCGTAACGAGCGTACGCAACGCGCAGCTGGGCGTACGGCAAGGCCGCCCCTGCCTGATCGGCGCGGGGCGGCCTTCTGCGGTTGCGGTCAGAACTCGGCGAGACGATTGGAGAGGTCGAGGGCGGCGGTGGCCACTGCGAGGGCGGCGCACAGGCC
The DNA window shown above is from Streptomyces sp. NBC_01451 and carries:
- a CDS encoding MarR family transcriptional regulator, producing MADDQQLWGYPEVAAHLGISVRAARSRKSRGSLPEPDDTSVPDRPRWRPATFQGWNPVGRGFRSDLHGIAQHDSAASG